The genomic stretch CGGTATTCTAGTAATGTTTTCGGAAGCTCATGGATTCGTGCCAACTCCTCTAAAACTGCCGCATCTGTCGAGTACCCGGTTTTGGTTTTTCTTTTTCTGGGCAATTGTAATTTCTCAAAAAGAATGTGCCCCAGTTGCTGCGTCGAATTGATATTAAACTCTACTCCCGCCATGTGATAAATATTCGTAATCAATTTACCAACTTTTGCTTCCATATCGAGAGACATCTGCTTTAAGAAATCAAGATCGAGAGCAACGCCATTTTTCTCAACATCCATTAAAACATGAATTAACGGAATCTCCACTTCCTGAAGCAGTTTTGTCAAACCTGCGCTTTCGAGTTGTGGCTCAAAAATTTCACTCAATCGAAATGTAATGTCCGCATCTTCACACGCATATTCAGCGAGTTTTTCAACTGGAACTTCTGAAATGCTTAATTGTTTTTTACCTTTTCCAATCAAATCAGAAAGTCGAATTTTAGTATGATTGAGATGCTCTAAAGCTAGAGAATCTAAATTATGCTGTCGCAAAGTTGGGTTGATTAAATAAGAAGCCACCATCGTATCAAAAGAAACCCCTTCAAGATAAATTCCATAACGAGCCAAAACCAGCATATCGTATTTTATATTATGCCCCGATTTTTTAATATTTCCATCCTCAAAGATCGCTTTCAATTGCTTTGAAATCGCCGCGCCGCCAAATAGATCATCATTTCCTTTAATAAAAATTTCTCTTTCAAGACGGTCCTCGCTCTCGTTCTTCTGTTTTTTAACTTGAGTTGGAATATAGAAGGCTTCACCTGCCTTCATCGTCAAAGAGATACCAACAATTTCAGCGCGCATCGGATCTTGATTTGTGGTTTCGAGATCCAAAACAAGAAACTTTGCCTGCTTTAATTTTTTTAGGAGATCCTGCAAAGCTTTGTGAGAATCAATTATTTTGTAAGTGACTTTGCTCGTACTTCGTTCCGTATTGAAACGCTCCAGCAAACTGTTAAATTCAAATTCCAGAAATAACTTCGTAACTTCTTCATTATTTGGTGATTGCCGTTTTAATGATTCCAAATCTATATCAACCGGCACATCAGTATCTATAATCACGAGTTTTTTTGAAAGCAGTGCATCATCTTGATACTTTTCGAGATTTTGGCGAATGTTAGCACGACTTACCTTCTGTCTATTTTCTAAAACGGACTCCAGGCTGCCAAACTCTTGAATCAGTTTAACCGCGGTCTTTTCGCCGATACCTTGAACGCCCGGGATATTGTC from candidate division KSB1 bacterium encodes the following:
- the polA gene encoding DNA polymerase I, whose amino-acid sequence is MLKKSLFLIDGSAIAYRSYFAFIKNPLTNSRGENTSAIFGFLRFLFMIFDNEKPDYLAVIFDPKGPTFRHKQYKEYKATRQKMPDDMRDQLPKIHQALQALNIPIIEFPGFEADDVIGTLVKRAKNEGFDSYMVTGDKDFMQLVEDGIKMYNPKRAGEEIEILDEKGVTEKVGLPPSKIIDYLGLMGDKSDNIPGVQGIGEKTAVKLIQEFGSLESVLENRQKVSRANIRQNLEKYQDDALLSKKLVIIDTDVPVDIDLESLKRQSPNNEEVTKLFLEFEFNSLLERFNTERSTSKVTYKIIDSHKALQDLLKKLKQAKFLVLDLETTNQDPMRAEIVGISLTMKAGEAFYIPTQVKKQKNESEDRLEREIFIKGNDDLFGGAAISKQLKAIFEDGNIKKSGHNIKYDMLVLARYGIYLEGVSFDTMVASYLINPTLRQHNLDSLALEHLNHTKIRLSDLIGKGKKQLSISEVPVEKLAEYACEDADITFRLSEIFEPQLESAGLTKLLQEVEIPLIHVLMDVEKNGVALDLDFLKQMSLDMEAKVGKLITNIYHMAGVEFNINSTQQLGHILFEKLQLPRKRKTKTGYSTDAAVLEELARIHELPKTLLEYRELTKLKSTYVDALPNLINPETGRLHTSYNQTVAATGRLSSSDPNLQNIPIRTEIGREIRRAF